The following proteins are co-located in the Nitrospirota bacterium genome:
- a CDS encoding OmpA family protein yields MTRATPQGAGVSHTTIGITDLMTSLAVVFILLFAAQITKTSSAAQSELQENKQDVQTALRDHIQQLGLSLDADPRDPLALLIVVPENRLTFEFGKSTLSSTSDQFLADALPFYVGALCGPLHDKIDSLAIEGHTDDHGSDAFNLKLSQERSLAVMVKGMEIVQANVPSAYQCFQEITSATGRGRQDLIYDAPAIVNREKSRRVIFKIRLRSAEQLHQLEPSTKHL; encoded by the coding sequence ATGACCCGCGCAACCCCACAGGGAGCCGGCGTCTCCCACACCACCATCGGCATCACCGATCTCATGACCTCACTCGCGGTCGTGTTCATCTTGCTCTTCGCCGCGCAGATCACCAAAACTTCCTCTGCCGCGCAGTCTGAGCTGCAAGAAAATAAACAGGATGTGCAGACCGCTCTCCGTGACCATATTCAGCAATTGGGGCTCTCGCTCGATGCGGACCCCCGCGACCCACTCGCGCTCCTGATCGTAGTCCCGGAAAACCGGCTGACGTTTGAGTTCGGAAAGAGCACGTTGTCCTCGACCTCGGATCAGTTTCTCGCGGATGCCCTCCCCTTCTACGTGGGGGCCTTATGCGGTCCGCTGCACGACAAAATCGACTCGCTCGCCATCGAAGGCCATACCGATGATCACGGCAGCGATGCTTTTAATTTGAAATTGAGCCAGGAGCGTTCGCTGGCAGTCATGGTGAAGGGGATGGAGATCGTGCAGGCTAACGTGCCATCAGCCTATCAATGTTTTCAAGAAATCACGTCGGCGACCGGCCGTGGCAGACAAGATCTGATCTATGATGCGCCGGCGATCGTCAATCGAGAGAAAAGCCGCCGGGTGATTTTCAAGATTCGACTCCGCTCGGCCGAACAGCTGCACCAGCTAGAGCCTTCAACCAAACATCTATAA
- a CDS encoding DMT family transporter, giving the protein MATPSEKSSGSSGEPHAAEPYFYLLSAILLLSTVPSVTKAVFLHSAVDPLGMAFIRVMSGFIFLLAVTFAQDRRGLSALTAEDLLRLTLLGGLGVGSYVIAAWGLRLTSVTHYIVIYSLLAPLTALLSVLMGKSQSNSLKMIGIAISLLGGGIAMSEKLAHFQTDFGFGDLLILLFTIMMAAHLVWSANIVKRYGAMTANTVMFGSSACALLLVASVWSRTTLDDFSMPIVSSVLYIGVATASVFLLRYRALQRICPATVAVYQNITPVGGIIFAHFYLGEPIQFVTMVGGPIILLGAEVVRRADQLQLKPS; this is encoded by the coding sequence ATGGCCACGCCTTCCGAAAAGTCGAGCGGTTCGTCAGGGGAACCGCATGCCGCCGAGCCATACTTCTATCTCCTCAGCGCAATCCTGCTGCTCAGCACCGTGCCGTCCGTGACGAAGGCTGTCTTCCTGCACAGCGCGGTTGATCCACTCGGGATGGCGTTCATCAGAGTGATGAGCGGATTCATCTTTCTGCTTGCGGTGACCTTTGCCCAGGACCGCAGAGGGCTGAGCGCCCTGACAGCCGAGGATCTGCTCAGGCTGACCCTGTTGGGAGGGCTCGGTGTGGGTTCGTATGTGATCGCGGCCTGGGGCCTTCGGCTCACCAGCGTCACCCATTATATTGTGATCTACAGTCTGCTCGCACCACTCACAGCACTTCTCAGCGTGCTGATGGGAAAGAGCCAGAGCAACTCCCTCAAGATGATCGGCATTGCGATTTCTCTGTTGGGGGGTGGGATAGCCATGTCAGAGAAGCTGGCACATTTTCAAACAGATTTTGGATTCGGCGACCTGCTGATCCTCCTGTTCACCATCATGATGGCCGCGCACCTGGTTTGGAGCGCCAATATCGTAAAGCGGTACGGGGCCATGACCGCCAATACGGTCATGTTTGGCAGCAGCGCCTGTGCGCTCTTGCTGGTAGCCTCGGTCTGGTCACGGACAACGCTCGACGATTTCTCGATGCCGATTGTTTCCTCCGTGCTCTACATTGGAGTCGCGACGGCCTCCGTCTTTCTCCTGCGCTATCGGGCGCTCCAACGCATCTGTCCCGCCACGGTCGCGGTATACCAGAACATCACCCCTGTGGGTGGGATTATCTTTGCCCACTTCTACTTGGGGGAGCCGATCCAGTTCGTCACCATGGTGGGTGGTCCGATTATTCTTCTCGGCGCTGAAGTGGTTCGCAGAGCCGATCAACTGCAATTGAAGCCCAGCTAG
- a CDS encoding response regulator transcription factor, whose translation MLAQAVKPVRLLLVDDHEVVRMGLETLFRRAGTVQVVGEANTVASAVTEAIRLRPDIVLLDLRLPDGSGIDACREIMGTCPGTHVVFLTSFADEHAVLSTTFAGAKGYLLKTIGGTALVQAIHAIAGGQSILDPAVTESVLVRMRSLSTMDANSQNVMLSPQEQRILPLVADGKTNKEIAVTLGLSDKTIKSYLSNIFEKLQVTSRTQAAAMFIKQHPN comes from the coding sequence ATGCTCGCGCAAGCAGTTAAGCCGGTTCGGTTGCTCCTCGTGGACGACCACGAGGTGGTTCGTATGGGCCTGGAGACGTTGTTCCGAAGAGCCGGGACGGTTCAAGTGGTGGGTGAGGCGAATACCGTCGCGTCCGCCGTCACCGAGGCGATCCGTCTTCGACCCGACATCGTGCTGTTAGATCTCCGCTTGCCTGACGGCAGTGGCATTGATGCGTGCCGGGAGATTATGGGGACATGTCCCGGCACACATGTCGTCTTTCTCACGTCGTTTGCGGATGAGCATGCGGTATTGTCGACTACGTTTGCCGGTGCGAAAGGGTATCTCTTGAAAACGATCGGGGGGACAGCCTTGGTTCAGGCCATTCACGCCATAGCCGGCGGGCAGTCCATTCTCGATCCCGCCGTGACGGAGTCTGTCCTCGTTCGTATGCGATCCCTTTCGACGATGGACGCCAATAGCCAAAATGTCATGTTGTCTCCCCAAGAGCAACGGATCTTGCCCTTGGTGGCCGATGGAAAGACCAACAAGGAAATTGCCGTCACTCTCGGTCTGAGCGACAAGACGATCAAAAGTTATCTGTCCAATATCTTTGAGAAGCTTCAAGTCACCAGCCGCACGCAAGCCGCCGCCATGTTCATCAAGCAGCATCCCAACTAG
- a CDS encoding response regulator, with translation MATILLIAEEGRLLEQLDAALRLLGHTVTLATEEQTGWMLFESTHPDITMLSLDLSEAAGIDLLRKLRDADSEAVVIGLTGDETGEQHRAARELGASVVLQKPFMPADLDQALRQLSPSPDFAALSGCPIASVLVVDDEVPILQLLRKTLEGAGYQVWEALTGNEGLRQVCAQPIDVVITDILMSDMDGLEMIGELHRNFPKVRIIAISGGSKYLDYCAVAKMLGAHETLNKPFELQQLLEAVARQVGEMSHSDIRTTDPPV, from the coding sequence ATGGCGACGATTCTTCTGATTGCGGAAGAAGGGAGACTCCTTGAGCAGCTCGATGCCGCATTACGCCTGTTGGGGCATACGGTCACCCTCGCAACCGAGGAGCAGACGGGCTGGATGCTCTTCGAGTCAACGCATCCCGACATTACCATGCTGAGCCTCGACCTTTCAGAAGCTGCTGGGATTGATCTGCTCCGGAAGCTGCGGGACGCCGATTCTGAAGCGGTTGTCATCGGGTTAACAGGGGATGAAACAGGCGAGCAGCATCGTGCCGCCCGTGAGTTGGGCGCCAGCGTGGTACTTCAGAAGCCGTTCATGCCGGCAGATCTGGACCAGGCTCTTCGCCAGCTGTCACCATCGCCTGACTTTGCCGCTCTAAGTGGCTGCCCAATAGCTTCAGTCCTTGTTGTCGATGATGAGGTGCCGATCCTGCAACTCCTTCGCAAGACGCTCGAAGGGGCAGGCTACCAGGTCTGGGAGGCATTGACCGGGAATGAAGGGCTGCGGCAGGTCTGTGCACAGCCCATTGATGTGGTGATCACCGATATCCTGATGTCAGACATGGATGGTCTGGAGATGATCGGGGAGCTGCATCGGAACTTCCCGAAGGTCCGAATCATCGCGATATCCGGCGGAAGCAAATATTTGGATTACTGTGCCGTCGCCAAGATGTTGGGTGCCCACGAAACACTGAACAAGCCGTTTGAGCTGCAACAGCTTCTGGAGGCAGTCGCCCGGCAGGTTGGCGAGATGTCTCACTCGGATATCAGGACGACCGACCCTCCCGTATAG
- a CDS encoding VIT1/CCC1 transporter family protein — MMPTPHRYDPTLARLLILDELFDLSLYKALRDISADVDAKNTLGELVLIETRHLAFWQKFFDMQLERLNLGRRLKLWCFIWLCRLFGSTAVHLVLEAIEVYGVRKYLALWNSYQGQPLGEALKGILQDEFKHEDVLVTKLTERKINPEKIRNIFLGLNDGLVEILGAVSGFFGAFGDAATVLIAASTTAVAGALSMAAGAFLALNSEKEVRAMEAAKKRFLGEETGSAEMQEQPLTSALFVGSAYVIGALVPVLPVLFGAKDALVSVLTAGTMVILVSSVLAFLSGMEMKRRILLNLVIITLAVSVSYAIGLAAKQIWGIAV, encoded by the coding sequence ATGATGCCGACCCCTCATCGATACGACCCCACGCTCGCACGACTGCTCATCCTTGATGAGCTCTTCGACCTTTCGCTCTACAAAGCACTGCGGGATATTTCGGCAGATGTGGATGCCAAAAATACACTGGGTGAATTAGTGCTGATCGAAACAAGGCACCTGGCCTTCTGGCAGAAATTCTTCGACATGCAGTTGGAACGTCTCAACCTGGGGCGTCGGCTGAAGCTGTGGTGCTTTATATGGCTCTGCCGCCTGTTCGGCTCCACCGCGGTCCATCTCGTCTTGGAAGCCATCGAAGTCTACGGGGTCAGAAAGTATCTCGCCCTCTGGAACTCCTACCAAGGCCAACCCCTGGGCGAAGCCCTCAAAGGGATTCTGCAAGACGAGTTCAAACATGAGGATGTGCTCGTCACGAAACTGACCGAGCGAAAAATCAATCCCGAAAAGATCCGAAATATCTTCCTGGGCCTCAATGACGGCTTAGTGGAAATCCTCGGTGCAGTCAGCGGATTTTTCGGCGCCTTTGGTGACGCCGCGACCGTCTTGATCGCCGCCTCGACCACGGCGGTGGCCGGTGCATTGTCGATGGCAGCCGGGGCGTTTCTGGCGCTGAATTCAGAAAAAGAAGTGCGCGCCATGGAGGCGGCGAAGAAGAGATTCCTTGGAGAGGAGACCGGCTCAGCAGAGATGCAAGAACAGCCGTTAACGTCAGCGTTATTTGTCGGTAGCGCCTATGTCATCGGCGCATTGGTGCCGGTGCTCCCGGTGCTCTTTGGTGCAAAGGACGCACTGGTGTCCGTCCTGACGGCTGGCACCATGGTCATCCTCGTGTCTTCAGTTCTTGCGTTCTTGTCAGGGATGGAGATGAAACGCCGGATCCTGCTGAACCTCGTGATCATCACTCTCGCGGTGAGCGTGAGCTATGCAATTGGGTTGGCGGCGAAACAGATCTGGGGGATTGCGGTGTAG
- a CDS encoding PAS domain S-box protein: MTQRSINQRRGMSLAIVLGAAAAYELAFASLYQIAGDVVAAFTVIPVAVAGWLLGARVGLVAGLLGSALNIMNFTLVGKVGWEVVIRWWPIVVASLALGLMAGWAGERAAHAKRESRESNQERDKFFDLSMDLLCIAGADGYFKRLNPAWERALGFSREELCSKPFMEFIHPDDRPRTKDVLEKLSRGEPAINFENRYRCHDGSYRWLTWVSPAPKQEPPMLYATARDITERKRIEEALRESEERYRLLTDATFDGIAIHDQGIMIEASSGLERMFGYGPGELIGKHVLDLVADESREMVIANMRQGGQGPYESVGRRKDGSIFYGEVVVKPYRYKGRDVRLVAGRDITERKQMEQALWPANDELEQRVAQRTKELVVANDALCHARAWQRDLIEAIPGIVWECNARTWRFSFVNHQAELVLGYPVQRWLDEPDFWQTHIHPDDRDGVIEYCLASLRDTRKYSFEYRMIAADGRTVWLQDIVTVETDEQGPAILRGIMLDITERKRAEEALRESEARFRSLFEEVPIAYQSLDIEGRYLDANKGLCTLLGYSPDELLGKPFDDFWPSDTRQFFPDELSRFIRNGGETKHLRLRRKDGKEIAVILNGRVQRDLKGNFVRAHCILTDITDQKLIEEDLRRSKIFIDSVLENLPSMIFVKEAKDLRFFRFNKAGEELLGYRRDELLGKNDYDIFPKEEADFFITKDREVLRSGCLLDIPEEPIQTRGNGLRFLHTKKIPICGTDGTPQYLLGISEDITDRKQAEEALQQNEARLNAAQRIAHIGSWDLDLVENILTWSDEIYRIFEIDSSHFGASYAAFLELVHPDDRQFVNESYTESVADRTCYNIEHRLLMSDGRVKFIHEQCETFYSPGGRPTRSIGTTQDITDRKQAEEALRKSEEQLRKVLEEREQLSQDLHDNIIQTIYAIGMSLEECRYLVQEDRQTADKKLEHAVVCLNRVISDVRMYIVWDKHDEISGQQFCAKLTELAVTMESVQGIHFSLDLAVEAARRLTPLGAFHILHIVQEAMSNSLRHSKSRSGHVSLQMKNGRICLEVTDEGVGFNFTDALGQGHGLQNMTARAHKLGANFQIISKPGSGVQILVELSLEDQHARASS, from the coding sequence ATGACACAGCGATCGATCAACCAGCGTCGAGGGATGTCCCTCGCCATTGTCCTCGGAGCGGCGGCGGCCTATGAGCTGGCATTTGCGTCCCTGTACCAGATAGCGGGCGACGTCGTGGCCGCATTCACCGTGATACCGGTGGCAGTGGCCGGATGGCTGCTGGGGGCTCGTGTTGGCCTTGTTGCCGGACTGCTCGGGAGTGCGTTGAATATCATGAACTTCACTCTGGTTGGGAAGGTCGGGTGGGAAGTTGTGATTAGATGGTGGCCGATTGTGGTCGCGAGCCTCGCGCTTGGGTTGATGGCCGGCTGGGCGGGCGAGCGTGCCGCCCATGCTAAACGAGAGTCTCGTGAATCGAATCAAGAACGGGACAAGTTTTTTGACCTATCCATGGACCTTCTCTGTATCGCAGGAGCCGACGGCTATTTCAAACGGCTTAATCCGGCATGGGAGCGAGCGCTGGGGTTCAGCCGGGAAGAACTGTGCTCGAAACCCTTTATGGAGTTTATTCATCCCGATGACCGTCCGCGTACGAAAGACGTCCTGGAGAAGCTTTCGCGCGGGGAACCGGCCATCAACTTCGAAAATCGATATCGATGCCATGATGGGTCTTATCGATGGCTGACATGGGTGAGCCCGGCTCCGAAACAGGAGCCGCCGATGTTGTATGCGACCGCTCGCGACATCACCGAGCGCAAACGGATCGAAGAGGCGTTGCGCGAGAGCGAGGAGCGTTACCGGCTCCTCACTGACGCCACGTTCGATGGCATCGCCATCCACGATCAAGGGATCATGATCGAAGCGAGTTCAGGTTTGGAACGGATGTTCGGGTATGGCCCGGGAGAACTCATTGGCAAACATGTGCTGGACCTTGTAGCCGATGAATCCCGCGAGATGGTCATCGCCAATATGAGGCAGGGAGGGCAAGGTCCCTACGAATCCGTGGGACGGCGTAAAGACGGCTCAATATTCTATGGAGAAGTCGTCGTCAAACCCTACCGGTATAAGGGGCGGGATGTCCGCCTCGTGGCGGGTCGCGACATTACTGAGCGCAAACAGATGGAACAGGCGCTGTGGCCGGCGAACGATGAGTTGGAACAGCGGGTGGCTCAGCGAACGAAAGAACTCGTGGTGGCGAACGACGCCCTTTGCCACGCCCGAGCATGGCAGCGCGACTTGATCGAAGCGATCCCGGGGATCGTATGGGAGTGCAACGCGCGGACTTGGCGGTTTTCGTTCGTCAACCACCAGGCCGAATTGGTGCTCGGCTATCCCGTGCAGCGGTGGCTCGACGAGCCGGACTTTTGGCAAACCCACATACACCCGGACGATCGAGACGGGGTCATTGAGTATTGCCTCGCATCTTTGCGGGACACACGCAAATACTCGTTCGAATATCGGATGATTGCCGCCGATGGACGAACCGTGTGGCTCCAGGACATTGTGACGGTAGAGACCGACGAGCAGGGCCCGGCGATTCTGCGAGGCATCATGTTGGATATCACCGAGCGCAAGCGGGCGGAGGAGGCATTGCGGGAAAGCGAAGCGCGCTTCCGGAGCCTGTTCGAGGAGGTGCCGATCGCGTATCAATCGCTGGACATCGAGGGGAGGTACCTCGATGCCAACAAGGGACTGTGCACATTACTCGGATACTCCCCTGATGAGCTTCTGGGCAAGCCGTTCGACGACTTTTGGCCCTCTGACACGCGGCAGTTCTTTCCTGATGAACTCAGTCGCTTCATACGGAACGGCGGCGAGACCAAGCATCTCAGGCTCAGGAGAAAGGACGGGAAGGAAATCGCCGTCATCCTGAACGGCCGTGTCCAGCGCGACCTGAAGGGGAACTTTGTGAGGGCGCACTGTATTCTGACCGATATCACGGATCAAAAATTGATCGAGGAGGACTTGCGCCGCTCGAAGATCTTTATCGACTCCGTGCTTGAAAATCTCCCCAGCATGATTTTCGTGAAGGAGGCGAAGGATCTTCGTTTTTTTCGCTTCAATAAGGCAGGGGAGGAGTTGTTGGGATATCGCCGGGATGAACTCTTGGGCAAGAACGACTACGACATCTTTCCAAAAGAGGAAGCCGACTTTTTCATAACCAAGGATCGGGAAGTCCTGCGCAGCGGTTGTCTGCTGGATATTCCGGAAGAGCCCATTCAGACCAGAGGAAATGGATTGCGGTTTCTCCACACGAAGAAGATTCCAATCTGCGGCACCGATGGCACGCCACAATATCTATTGGGCATCTCGGAGGACATCACTGATCGCAAGCAGGCGGAGGAAGCACTTCAGCAGAACGAAGCTCGACTAAATGCAGCGCAGCGCATCGCGCATATTGGAAGCTGGGATCTGGACTTGGTCGAGAATATACTCACGTGGTCCGATGAAATTTACCGTATCTTCGAGATCGATTCCTCGCATTTTGGAGCTTCCTATGCGGCATTCCTTGAGCTGGTGCACCCTGATGACCGCCAATTTGTCAACGAGTCCTATACTGAATCGGTCGCCGATAGGACTTGTTATAATATCGAGCACCGGCTGCTCATGTCCGACGGGCGGGTCAAGTTCATTCACGAGCAATGCGAGACGTTTTACTCGCCGGGTGGCCGCCCAACTCGCTCGATCGGTACGACTCAAGACATCACCGATCGAAAACAGGCGGAAGAGGCATTGCGAAAGAGCGAGGAACAGCTTCGCAAAGTGCTGGAAGAGCGGGAGCAGCTTTCCCAGGACCTCCACGACAACATCATTCAAACCATCTATGCGATTGGGATGAGCCTTGAGGAATGTCGCTATCTCGTTCAAGAAGATCGTCAGACGGCCGACAAGAAGCTGGAGCATGCAGTCGTCTGCTTAAACAGAGTCATTTCAGACGTGCGGATGTATATCGTATGGGACAAGCATGACGAAATCAGCGGGCAGCAGTTCTGTGCGAAGCTGACCGAGCTGGCCGTGACCATGGAGAGCGTGCAGGGGATTCATTTTTCTCTCGATCTCGCGGTGGAAGCCGCCAGGCGGTTGACTCCGTTGGGCGCGTTTCATATTCTTCACATCGTGCAAGAGGCGATGAGCAACAGCCTTCGCCATTCAAAGAGCCGAAGCGGTCATGTCTCCCTGCAGATGAAAAATGGGCGCATCTGCCTTGAGGTCACCGACGAGGGGGTCGGGTTCAATTTCACGGACGCTCTCGGACAGGGGCACGGGTTACAGAATATGACTGCGCGAGCGCACAAGCTTGGCGCGAACTTTCAGATCATCTCAAAACCTGGATCGGGGGTTCAGATTCTCGTCGAACTCTCGCTGGAGGATCAGCATGCTCGCGCAAGCAGTTAA
- the sucD gene encoding succinate--CoA ligase subunit alpha, translated as MSILVNKHTRVVVQGITGKEGSFHATQCKAYGTQVVAGVTPGKAGQEVEGIPVFNTVRDAVKKSQCDTSLIFVPPPFCADAILEAADAGVKLIICITEGIPVNDMVKVKRALYGRDVRLIGPNCPGVITVDEAKIGIMPGFIHKKGIVGVVSRSGTLTYEAVHQLSTLGLGETTCVGIGGDPVNGTGFVDVLALFEKDPETQGIVMIGEIGGDAEEKAAEFIKKNVKKPVVSFIAGITAPPGRRMGHAGAIVSGGKGTAAEKMKTLEAAGVRVVKNPAEIGHAIKLALGR; from the coding sequence GTGAGCATTCTCGTTAATAAGCATACGCGGGTGGTGGTGCAGGGGATCACGGGCAAGGAAGGCTCGTTCCATGCGACGCAGTGCAAGGCCTACGGGACGCAGGTCGTTGCGGGCGTGACGCCGGGCAAGGCCGGGCAAGAGGTCGAGGGCATTCCCGTATTCAATACGGTGCGCGATGCCGTGAAGAAATCCCAGTGCGACACCTCGCTGATCTTCGTGCCTCCGCCGTTTTGCGCCGATGCGATTCTGGAAGCGGCCGATGCCGGCGTGAAGTTGATCATCTGTATTACCGAAGGCATCCCGGTGAACGACATGGTCAAAGTGAAGCGCGCGCTGTATGGCCGCGATGTTCGTTTAATCGGACCGAACTGCCCAGGCGTGATAACGGTCGATGAAGCGAAGATCGGTATCATGCCCGGCTTCATCCATAAGAAGGGGATCGTCGGTGTCGTCTCCCGCAGCGGGACCCTCACCTATGAAGCGGTCCATCAACTCTCGACGCTTGGACTTGGTGAAACGACCTGCGTCGGCATCGGCGGAGACCCGGTGAATGGGACAGGCTTCGTCGATGTATTGGCCCTGTTCGAGAAAGATCCCGAGACTCAAGGGATCGTCATGATCGGTGAAATCGGTGGCGATGCAGAAGAGAAAGCCGCTGAGTTCATCAAGAAGAATGTGAAGAAGCCGGTCGTGAGCTTCATTGCCGGAATCACGGCGCCTCCAGGCCGCCGTATGGGCCATGCCGGCGCCATCGTGTCCGGCGGCAAGGGTACGGCAGCTGAAAAGATGAAGACACTCGAAGCGGCCGGCGTCCGGGTGGTAAAGAACCCGGCTGAAATCGGCCATGCGATCAAGTTGGCGCTCGGGCGGTAA
- a CDS encoding PilZ domain-containing protein, with protein MTQKREFFRVAIERNGQISRGAEVVPCEVLDLTEKGFQIRTDLAGAIGDRLELEFQLTKAASIHCTVEITHAAAPQFGARITRISPEHQGHLSQFIEQLNLLNLTGF; from the coding sequence ATGACGCAGAAGCGGGAATTCTTCAGAGTCGCGATCGAACGGAATGGCCAGATCAGTCGAGGGGCTGAGGTTGTTCCGTGCGAAGTGCTCGACCTTACGGAAAAGGGATTTCAAATTCGCACGGACCTTGCTGGCGCAATTGGAGATAGGCTTGAACTTGAGTTCCAGCTGACCAAGGCAGCCTCGATCCACTGCACGGTCGAGATTACCCATGCAGCGGCCCCTCAATTCGGCGCACGCATCACGAGGATTTCTCCTGAGCATCAGGGCCACCTTTCGCAATTCATCGAACAATTGAATCTACTCAATCTCACCGGGTTCTAA
- a CDS encoding radical SAM protein has protein sequence MRVFLIHVRDPQFYALPAKTRAKNGRIRVMGFPPIGIMSLSSVLKQAGHECVMFDQANPDTPNEVILEEINRQQPDLVGLSFLSTTSYPYAKILARQIRATNQKVKLAFGGVFASLNAALVKLQCPEVDFVCRGDGEQLLLDLLEKFDDPASVAGLTWAKDGQVVQNPGRPMERHLDQWPFPDREGLPLDFVESMPLDVPAVLSMERFTTMQTSRGCPWPCVFCDIPIFNEGKWRARTAAHVVRELKYLEECGYGSVYFVDDHFLLQPKRIEAICQGVMDEKLTIQWGIEGRVDSVAQHLFPAMAKAHCRTVMFGIESGSQKILDRLKKEQTLEEVATAVRNAKQAGIEIVHGFFTVGNPDETVEDMNATFDLASKLPLDTFGFNRLCVYRGTPLWQEYVKRGLVSETTDWYKYFKCSEIDPTCLPGEVINEVRRQGLKRLFIYKLLHYPLQTFRLLRRFLRFMPARDVGYLIIKPFLGQKKGATKAEVLSRAVEHGEMKDAAAQMTQMTDEVLQHVMEESRLERLRIQQEAEGSRELPMVHSR, from the coding sequence ATGCGTGTATTTCTGATCCATGTGCGCGATCCCCAGTTCTACGCCCTCCCGGCAAAAACCAGAGCAAAAAACGGTCGTATCAGAGTCATGGGTTTTCCGCCCATCGGCATCATGTCGCTTTCGTCGGTGCTCAAACAGGCCGGCCACGAATGTGTGATGTTCGATCAGGCGAATCCCGATACGCCGAACGAGGTCATCCTCGAAGAGATCAACCGGCAGCAGCCCGATCTGGTCGGCCTCAGTTTCCTCAGTACCACCAGCTATCCCTACGCGAAGATTTTAGCCCGTCAGATTCGTGCCACCAACCAGAAGGTCAAGCTGGCATTCGGTGGCGTCTTTGCGAGCTTGAATGCCGCATTGGTCAAATTGCAGTGCCCTGAAGTGGACTTTGTCTGTCGAGGAGACGGCGAGCAATTGCTCCTCGACCTCCTTGAAAAGTTCGACGATCCCGCTTCGGTCGCCGGGTTGACCTGGGCCAAGGATGGCCAGGTGGTGCAGAACCCAGGACGACCGATGGAGCGCCATCTCGATCAATGGCCTTTCCCTGACCGCGAAGGCCTTCCGCTCGATTTTGTGGAATCGATGCCGCTCGATGTGCCGGCGGTGCTGTCGATGGAGCGGTTCACCACGATGCAGACGTCACGTGGCTGCCCATGGCCCTGCGTATTCTGCGATATTCCAATTTTCAACGAAGGTAAATGGCGTGCGAGGACAGCCGCGCATGTGGTGCGCGAACTCAAGTACCTCGAAGAATGTGGCTATGGGTCGGTCTATTTCGTCGACGACCATTTTCTTCTGCAGCCCAAGCGCATCGAGGCGATTTGCCAGGGTGTGATGGACGAGAAGCTCACGATTCAGTGGGGCATCGAAGGGCGGGTGGACTCCGTCGCGCAGCATTTGTTCCCCGCCATGGCCAAGGCCCATTGCCGGACGGTGATGTTCGGGATTGAAAGCGGGAGCCAGAAGATCCTCGACCGTCTGAAGAAAGAACAGACGTTGGAGGAAGTGGCCACTGCAGTCAGGAATGCCAAGCAGGCCGGCATCGAGATCGTACATGGATTTTTCACCGTGGGTAACCCCGATGAAACGGTCGAAGATATGAACGCCACGTTCGATCTGGCTTCTAAGCTGCCGCTCGACACCTTCGGCTTCAATCGGCTCTGTGTCTATCGCGGAACTCCGCTGTGGCAGGAATATGTGAAGCGCGGCTTGGTCAGCGAAACCACCGATTGGTACAAGTATTTCAAGTGCTCGGAGATCGATCCAACCTGCTTGCCAGGCGAAGTGATCAACGAGGTTCGCCGTCAGGGGCTCAAGCGGCTGTTTATCTATAAGCTCCTGCACTATCCGCTGCAAACGTTCCGGTTGCTACGACGATTTTTGCGTTTCATGCCGGCGCGTGACGTGGGCTACCTGATCATCAAGCCGTTCCTGGGCCAGAAGAAGGGCGCCACGAAGGCGGAGGTGCTTTCGCGGGCGGTCGAGCATGGCGAGATGAAGGATGCGGCGGCACAGATGACGCAGATGACGGACGAAGTGCTTCAGCATGTGATGGAAGAATCGCGGCTGGAACGGTTACGCATTCAGCAGGAAGCGGAAGGGTCGCGCGAGTTACCCATGGTCCACAGTCGCTAA